From a region of the Mycosarcoma maydis chromosome 7, whole genome shotgun sequence genome:
- a CDS encoding ubiquitin-binding ESCRT-I subunit protein STP22 (related to Tumor susceptibility gene 101 protein) yields MDHGVVQKWLRSVLGAYTDPDRVFADVDRALIAVSSLSPKTEVFTFNDGRTQLLISLDGTIPVEFRNTTYNIPVAYWIPRDYPREPPMAFVAPTPDMAIRKGPNVDPSGEIGGDYLSRWRSKPEACNLLDLIHDCQHMFGREPPVYAKPKPTPVYATTASSSRFSANQQLRSHPPTPQRQASTSSNFAAQRPGPHPPQSASPKSPHLAAAPSFHSAAMHDPHQKPPPPAPGTPASSQDAFAPHRPPKPSCSLGAEAVYAPRSRPHSFAASADQHGWSQPAAELHSPHHSGTARFAADQTYRRSSGVGLAPTGLDDPSHHGAPSPAEHAPQSPQSLSQRAPWQYSSADRLQGVQLAHHGSQPYLPHHPQETQQRQQHQQHQQRSHTYPHTSLESHPGPQSLYNDSKAPAPQHMQPNGTVIQPAYVSGTPQSQSQSQSQPPPLPGAHPYQPRPSPAAGSVCDSANGYHGSAQVAVAPKSKGVNLLDDEEDAAGADAGTTGAERLMSNTSGVAPPPRPINPELLALHDRVFSKIDSRLNALASTLGASNARLEVLSSDLDRGLPAIQDEMSRLKAVRDVCKTTGDRLDASVAEITESLRTLNAREEPDADSMVLATSIVGNQLVDLVAEDNAIEDTLYHLGRALNAERLDLERFLKQTRLLAREQFMKRALAMKISEAMGWAY; encoded by the coding sequence ATGGATCATGGTGTGGTGCAAAAATGGCTCCGCAGCGTGCTCGGCGCCTATACGGATCCCGACCGCGTCTTTGCCGATGTCGATCGTGCCTTGATTGCTGTCTCGTCCCTTTCACCAAAGACGGAGGTATTCACTTTCAACGATGGCCGAACGCAGCTTCTGATCAGCTTGGATGGTACGATACCGGTCGAGTTTCGCAACACTACCTACAACATTCCCGTTGCCTATTGGATTCCGCGAGACTATCCACGCGAACCACCGATGGCGTTCGTAGCACCGACTCCTGACATGGCCATTCGTAAAGGTCCCAATGTTGACCCAAGTGGAGAAATCGGCGGCGACTACCTCAGCCGATGGCGCAGCAAGCCGGAAGCTTGCAacttgctcgacttgattcacgactgccAGCACATGTTTGGTCGTGAACCTCCGGTCTATGCCAAGCCAAAACCTACGCCGGTGTACGCTACTaccgcttcctcttcgcGCTTTTCCGCGAACCAGCAGCTACGCTCGCATCCTCCAACGCCGCAGCGCCAAGCGAGTACGTCGAGCAACTTTGCAGCACAGCGTCCTGGACCTCACCCGCCACAGTCAGCATCTCCAAAGTCCCCACATctagcagcagctccttCTTTTCACAGTGCAGCTATGCACGATCCGCACCAGAAgccgccaccaccagcgcCTGGCACACCCGCCAGCTCTCAGGATGCCTTTGCCCCACACCGTCCTCCTAAGCCGTCTTGTTCTCTCGGTGCGGAGGCGGTCTATGCTCCCAGATCTCGCCCTCACAGTTTCGCGGCATCTGCAGATCAGCATGGTTGGTCACAGCCTGCAGCCGAACTACACTCACCTCACCACTCCGGCACAGCACGCTTTGCGGCTGACCAAACCTACAGACGTTCATCGGGAGTAGGTTTGGCGCCGACGGGCTTGGACGATCCTTCTCATCACGGTGCGCCCAGTCCAGCAGAGCATGCACCTCAGTCGCCCCAGTCTCTGTCACAAAGGGCACCATGGCAGTATAGCAGCGCGGACCGTCTGCAGGGCGTACAACTGGCGCATCACGGTTCACAACCATATCTGCCGCATCATCCACAAGAAACacagcagcgccaacagcatcaacagcatcaacagcgTTCTCACACATACCCCCACACATCATTGGAATCGCATCCAGGACCTCAGTCACTTTACAATGATAGTAAAGCTCCAGCGCCGCAACATATGCAGCCAAACGGAACGGTGATTCAGCCCGCGTACGTATCGGGTACGccgcagtcgcagtcgcagtcgcagtcgcaaCCGCCGCCTCTACCTGGCGCGCATCCTTACCAACCACGTCCGAGTCCAGCAGCTGGCAGCGTGTGCGACAGTGCGAATGGATACCATGGCTCAGCGCAGGTGGCTGTTGCGCCGAAATCCAAAGGCGTCAACTTGTTggatgacgaagaagatgcTGCCGGTGCGGACGCGGGTACAACAGGAGCAGAACGATTGATGAGCAACACCTCAGGCGTTGCTCCTCCACCACGACCTATCAATCCGGAATTGCTTGCACTTCACGATCGTGTATTCAGCAAGATTGATTCGAGACTCAACGCGctcgcatcgacgttgGGCGCTTCGAATGCGCGACTTGAAGTGCTCTCGTCCGACTTGGACCGCGGGCTGCCGGCAATCCAAGACGAAATGTCTCGCCTAAAGGCGGTGCGTGATGTATGCAAGACCACCGGCGACCGGTTGGACGCATCGGTAGCCGAAATCACCGAGTCGCTTCGTACCTTGAACGCGAGGGAAGAGCCAGATGCGGATAGCATGGTATTGGCCACCAGCATCGTTGGTAatcagctcgtcgatctggtcgCAGAGGATAACGCTATCGAGGATACCCTGTATCATTTGGGTAGAGCGTTGAATGCTGAGAGATTGGATCTCGAGAGGTTTCTCAAGCAGACCAGATTGCTGGCCAGGGAGCAGTTTATGAAGCGCGCCTTGGCCATGAAAATCAGTGAGGCGATGGGATGGGCGTACTGA
- a CDS encoding uncharacterized protein (related to FMP30 - mitochondrial inner membrane protein with a role in maintaining mitochondrial morphology), whose translation MDAPKSSQPLTAQVKLNVTSDGLPPSHHVLAPTPGTTLSSYIPHWNPQPATWREEQRPDSTQSTQALDDDYSSNAACLPNSIALVDSSKVVRTGFRNPWPSWHKPSVTEVWQGLEWGEDRDPAIEYAMQDADLGTSANAGTNGDASVLSDPYTDSRPGTPDLEDASLSREGAHADRGTTPQSISSAAPYTRQQKIKMASKQLLTVESPSFDFDSDAKLKATWLGHAGVLVQLPPLSSQGQPVRVLFDPIFSQRCSPTQVAGPIRSYAAPCAISSLPPVDLVVISHNHYDHLDYETIRQLWAANQDRIRFVVPLGNKEWFIGANASSSEADLERTATSSTSWSWTSAGSGVMNATTTSNLAIPPERVTELDWWDEVLLRQRGDEDRVLRVVCTPAQHGSGRYGVDTNCALWSSWFLEHPGRSDAGAPTKIYFGGDTGCQFHGPSFPPAPPQSCEPDVATDTTHTGEVSSISDDATLPGSACRPTRTRTYQGGMRLQVNDERNEPNAYPGCPAFEEIVARLGRPDFVMLPISVGATISFVRSYMRLPDSISPIPRISCGLTAANHMPPWDAVSVFDKMSDASQNPVALAIHWGTFICGPDEVLKTLGQLKWACHQHAIHFARSQHTIPRTPHSLNQPSKSFVALNHGASISL comes from the coding sequence ATGGACGCGCCGAAATCTAGTCAGCCACTGACGGCACAAgtcaagctcaacgtcaCCTCAGATGGTCTTCCGCCTAGCCACCATGTGCTCGCGCCTACACCGGGCACCACCCTCTCGTCCTACATCCCACACTGGAATCCTCAACCAGCCACCTGGCGTGAGGAGCAGAGACCGGACTCCACCCAGAGCACGCAAGCTCTCGACGATGACTATTCTTCCAACGCTGCCTGCTTGCCCAACTCGATAGCCCTGGTAGATTCTAGCAAGGTTGTACGCACTGGCTTCCGCAATCCGTGGCCGAGCTGGCACAAACCCAGCGTGACCGAAGTGTGGCAAGGGCTGGAATGGGGCGAGGATCGTGATCCAGCCATAGAATATGCAATGCAAGACGCAGACCTTGGCACGAGCGCCAACGCTGGAACAAACGGTGATGCCAGCGTCTTGTCAGATCCGTACACGGACAGTCGGCCAGGAACGCCAGACCTGGAAGATGCCTCGCTGAGTCGAGAAGGTGCGCATGCAGACCGAGGCACCACTCCCCAAAGCATATCATCGGCCGCACCGTACACAAGGCAGCagaagatcaagatggcatccaagcagctgctgacCGTTGAATCTCCATCGTTCGACTTTGACTCGGATGCAAAACTCAAGGCGACCTGGCTCGGTCACGCCGGTGTGCTCGTTCAGCTGCCGCCTCTTAGTTCGCAAGGCCAGCCTGTCCGCGTACTCTTCGATCCGATCTTCTCGCAGCGCTGCTCTCCTACCCAGGTGGCTGGCCCGATCAGATCGTATGCTGCTCCATGCGCTATTTCGAGCCTGCCACCtgtcgatcttgttgtCATCTCACACAATCATTATGACCACCTCGATTACGAAACGATCCGTCAGCTATGGGCTGCCAACCAAGATCGGATTCGGTTCGTCGTACCTCTGGGAAACAAAGAGTGGTTCATCGGTGCCAatgccagcagcagcgaggcaGACTTGGAGCGCACAGCTACATCTTCGActtcttggtcttggaCATCGGCGGGTTCGGGCGTGATGAACGCCACGACCACTTCGAATCTAGCCATCCCGCCAGAGAGGGTGACCGAGCTGGATTGGTGGGACGAGGTGCTGTTGAGACAGCGCGGTGACGAGGATAGGGTGCTGCGAGTGGTTTGCACGCCAGCGCAGCACGGTTCGGGTCGATATGGTGTGGATACCAACTGCGCGTTGTGGTCGTCGTGGTTCCTGGAGCATCCGGGGAGGTCGGACGCTGGAGCACCGACAAAGATCTACTTCGGTGGTGATACGGGGTGTCAGTTTCACGGACCGTCGTTCCCACCTGCGCCGCCACAGTCTTGCGAGCCAGATGTGGCGACCGACACCACGCACACAGGCGAGGTTAGCTCGATCAGCGACGATGCCACGCTGCCAGGCTCGGCATGCAGGCCAACACGCACTCGGACGTACCAGGGCGGTATGCGTCTGCAAGTCAACGACGAACGAAATGAACCAAATGCTTACCCCGGCTGTCCGGCGTTCGAAGAAATCGTCGCACGGCTCGGCAGACCGGACTTTGTGATGCTCCCGATCTCGGTAGGCGCGACCATCTCGTTCGTGCGCTCGTACATGCGGCTTCCagactcgatctcgccgatCCCGCGCATCTCGTGCGGCTTGACTGCAGCCAATCACATGCCTCCCTGGGACGCCGTCAGTGTATTCGATAAAATGTCAGACGCTTCGCAAAACCCCGTGGCGCTGGCGATTCACTGGGGCACATTCATCTGCGGTCCGGACGAAgtgctcaagacgctcggCCAGCTCAAGTGGGCCTGCCATCAGCACGCAATTCACTTTGCCAGATCCCAGCACACGATCCCCCGCACACCCCACTCACTCAACCAGCCGTCCAAGTCGTTCGTCGCTCTCAACCACGGTGCTAGCATCTCGCTCTAG
- a CDS encoding uncharacterized protein (related to dTDP-glucose 4,6-dehydratase), producing MDEAQFDSIHGGITANSNEQSADHHVPLDHLRSLYYRPALGSGMLVPSSDVPLACSSRPATGQASNTPSLAISANWKQHTRADSDPTRVARSAASTFWSHNVPHAHPESHVSILSQAQDEGASASRASTPQLQQRQRQLSYIHAAPGSSMSTFQPGMRRIEASGVLHSPNPLASLSSHGYLPTRVLPVEEKKRILITGGAGFVGSHLVDRLMLQGHEVLVCDNFYTGQKSNVSHWVGHPNFELIRHDVVEPLVIEVDQIYHLACPASPISYQANQIKTIKTNFLGTLNSLGLAKRTKARFLLASTSEVYGDPDVHPQPETYNGNVNPVGPRACYDEGKRVAETLTYGYYYQDGVDVRVARIFNTYGPRMHPHDGRVVSNLIQQALRGEPLTVFGDGSQTRSFMFIHDLIDGLISLMNVERLAPPPHQPHQQLRHAPFSAALKQADIMTEANDTIIPSTSAVSIPAATSAAAAAVGPSTTTNNANEAYLDREAHRLDVHSPVNLGNPAEFTIMQLVRLVQKSVAKVKAQDVEACASADGGTLLYQPPSEIRFFAMPKDDPKQRRPDITRATSLLDWTPRWKLHDGLDEMTRWYWERIKEGSL from the coding sequence ATGGACGAGGCACAGTTCGACTCAATACATGGAGGCATTACTGCCAATTCGAATGAACAATCAGCGGATCATCATGTACCCTTGGATCACCTCCGTTCGCTCTACTATCGGCCGGCGCTAGGATCCGGCATGCTCGTACCTTCGTCTGACGTGCCACTGGCTTGTTCTTCGAGACCTGCGACCGGGCAAGCAAGCAACACGCCGAGTTTAGCCATCTCAGCGAACTGGAAGCAACATACTCGGGCCGACAGCGACCCAACACGAGTTGCAAGATCGGCGGCATCTACGTTCTGGTCGCACAATGTACCCCATGCACACCCCGAGTCGCATGTCAGCATTCTCTCTCAGGCACAAGATGAGGGTGCctcagcatctcgagcatcCACACCGCAGTTacagcaacggcagcggcagctgAGCTATATCCATGCCGCTCCGGGATCAAGCATGTCGACATTTCAACCCGGCATGCGTCGCATAGAAGCTTCCGGCGTGCTGCACTCCCCGAACCCGCTAGCATCGTTATCATCGCACGGCTACCTGCCAACACGCGTCCTGCCAGTggaagagaagaagaggatTCTGATCACTGGAGGAGCAGGCTTTGTCGGCTCGCATCTGGTTGATCGTCTGATGCTGCAGGGTCACGAAGTGCTTGTCTGTGACAACTTCTATACGGGCCAGAAGAGCAACGTCTCACACTGGGTGGGGCACCCCAACTTCGAGCTGATTCGTCACGACGTGGTCGAGCCGCTCGTGATCGAGGTGGACCAGATCTACCATCTCGCCTGCCCCGCTAGTCCGATCTCGTACCAAGCCAACCAaatcaagacgatcaaaACCAACTTTTTGGGGACGCTCAACTCGCTTGGTCTGGCCAAACGCACCAAGGCGCGCTTCCTGCTTGCCAGTACCTCGGAAGTGTACGGGGATCCGGACGTTCATCCTCAGCCCGAGACGTACAACGGCAATGTCAACCCGGTGGGTCCGAGGGCGTGCTACGACGAGGGTAAGCGCGTAGCTGAGACGCTCACGTACGGATACTACTATCAAGACGGAGTGGACGTACGTGTTGCACGCATCTTCAACACGTATGGACCTCGAATGCATCCACACGACGGCAGAGTGGTGAGCAATTTGATCCAGCAAGCGTTGCGCGGGGAGCCGCTGACCGTGTTTGGAGATGGTTCGCAGACGCGCAGCTTCATgttcattcacgatctcATTGATGGTCTGATTTCGTTGATGAACGTCGAGCGGTTGGCGCCTCCACCGCACCAGCCGCACCAGCAACTAAGACACGCACCCTTTTCAGCTGCGCTGAAACAAGCCGATATTATGACCGAAGCGAACGACACCATAATCccatccacctcggctgTCTCTATCCCTGCTGCTACAagtgccgctgctgctgcagtaGGCCCTTCAACCACCACGAACAACGCAAACGAAGCATACTTGGATCGCGAGGCGCATCGTCTGGACGTACACTCGCCGGTCAACCTCGGCAATCCTGCTGAATTTACCATAATGCAACTTGTGCGGCTGGTGCAAAAGAGTGTTGCCAAAGTCAAGGCGCAAGACGTCGAGGCTTGTGCGTCGGCGGATGGCGGTACGCTGCTATACCAGCCGCCATCCGAGATACGTTTTTTTGCCATGCCAAAGGACGATCCGAAGCAACGAAGACCCGACATCACGCGTGCCACGAGCCTGCTCGATTGGACTCCGCGCTGGAAGTTGCACGACGGACTCGACGAGATGACTCGATGGTATTGGGAGCGCATCAAGGAAGGCTCGCTATGA
- a CDS encoding uncharacterized protein (related to MSS51 - mRNA processing protein) gives MRAASRSLSHVSGMSRSAAPARRISAQLLSSSHTLACTPASQLGQHRTLFGFSLFGGGKKDKKKDAFALPPRTAKKPVLAQDNLFHPFSKSPIASIRARGERIRSLAPCPVSMSKYKVRRLVNFECPDCGWPTHYSEKEWAQDTEHGKYVARLREANEDEHDLRSGREMSEFKLPGPQGFEETINMSNWDVFFYTRNFNSIESDRSRRHVSKLLTFPTTMAAVIHENSPYTKKSRRLTHEGLRSMIALRQTLHPKQGDKPMLDKMRIFVVGARAESTLPPAVWDQLTYMFPNVPLHLFLIGPEAHIPTDKQLSLQQHRAGPGSGAISMHKGRIRKSNYGVPSRTVVVSEGLTITTIQSNYQDVHTQLEPFDAYTDVFFAFSPGFGFPSQLAVDEADKARQEDRDHEAHFARAKSTYHAVGAEAAESTEASAQKAADDAVELAKAQIAEQQIRLDGDSTASSAASVKPVAAAAYTIDATSSPQGGDIPSEEPAPVLTSPDGHTFTALTTAPVVQAQREWARAIGQILSTRCALIATGFSPADVERDVLAFESVDGVRGEFDWLITPGENVFASQQWAVADFDPRVAVKANWGLWAVRGKRYDIQGPTGY, from the coding sequence ATGAGGGCGGCATCGCGCTCACTCTCGCATGTCAGTGGCATGTCCCGCTCGGCTGCTCCCGCTCGGCGCATCTCTGCACAACTGTTGAGCTCAAGTCACACCCTAGCCTGTACACCAGCGTCTCAGCTTGGTCAGCACCGAACCCTCTTTGGCTTCTCTCTCTTTGGCGGCGGCAAaaaggacaagaagaaggatgCATTTGCGCTGCCACCTCGCACTGCCAAGAAGCCAGTGCTGGCACAGGACAACCTTTTCCACCCTTTCTCGAAATCGCCCATCGCATCGATTCGTGCACGTGGCGAACGCATCCGATCGCTAGCGCCATGTCCAGTCAGCATGTCCAAGTACAAAGTGCGTCGTCTCGTCAACTTTGAATGCCCCGACTGTGGCTGGCCAACGCACTATAGCGAAAAGGAATGGGCTCAAGACACCGAGCATGGCAAGTACGTGGCACGTTTGCGCGAAGCcaacgaggacgagcaCGACCTTCGCAGCGGCCGTGAAATGTCCGAGTTCAAGCTGCCCGGCCCGCAAGGATTCGAAGAGACGATCAACATGTCCAACTGGGACGTCTTCTTCTACACGCGAAACTTTaactcgatcgagtcaGATCGCAGCCGACGACACGTCAGCAAGCTTCTCACTTTCCCCACCACCATGGCCGccgtgattcacgagaACAGTCCCTACACCAAAAAGTCGCGCAGACTGACGCACGAGGGACTGCGTAGCATGATCGCCCTTCGACAGACGCTTCATCCGAAACAGGGCGACAAGCCAATGCTTGACAAGATGCGCATCTTTGTCGTTGGTGCAAGAGCCGAGTCAACACTGCCACCGGCGGTCTGGGATCAGCTGACCTACATGTTCCCCAACGTGCCCCTCCATCTATTCCTCATTGGCCCTGAAGCACACATCCCTACCGACAAGCAGCTCTCATTACAGCAACACCGTGCAGGCCCAGGTTCAGGTGCTATCTCGATGCACAAGGGACGCATCCGCAAGTCCAACTACGGCGTACCCTCTCGCACCGTCGTCGTTTCAGAAGgcctcaccatcaccaccatccagTCCAATTACCAAGACGTTCACACTCAGCTCGAGCCATTCGACGCCTACACCGATGTGTTTTTCGCTTTCAGTCCTGGTTTCGGTTTCCCTTCGCAGCttgctgtcgacgaggccgacAAAGCCCGACAAGAAGATCGCGATCACGAGGCGCACTTTGCACGCGCCAAGAGCACCTACCATGCTGTTGGAGCTGAAGCTGCCGAATCGACCGAGGCATCGGCGCAAAAGGCTGCTGACGAcgccgtcgagctcgcaAAGGCGCAAatcgccgagcagcagatACGCCTCGATGGTGACTCGACGGCTTCCAGTGCCGCATCAGTCAAACccgttgcagctgctgcttaCACGATCGATGCCACCTCGTCACCTCAAGGCGGTGACATTCCATCCGAAGAGCCCGCTCCCGTGCTTACTTCACCCGACGGCCACACGTTCACCGCGCTTACCACAGCACCCGTAGTGCAGGCACAGCGCGAATGGGCACGTGCCATCGGACAGATCCTCTCGACACGCTGTGCTCTGATCGCTACCGGCTTCTCACccgccgacgtcgagcgcgaCGTGCTCGCCTTTGAGAGTGTCGACGGGGTTCGTGGCGAATTCGACTGGCTCATCACCCCCGGTGAAAATGTGTTTGCTTCTCAACAGTGGGCTGTGGCTGATTTCGATCCCAGAGTCGCTGTCAAGGCTAATTGGGGTCTCTGGGCTGTCCGAGGCAAGAGGTACGATATCCAAGGCCCAACAGGTTACTAA
- a CDS encoding uncharacterized protein (related to diploid state maintenance protein chpA) translates to MVLCTRRGCGIEFDPATTSSAAASCSYHPGAPVFHEGLKSWSCCKDTNKPVMEFDQFLAIPGCSTTNAHSTEKQALPTIKNGAVVDDADPLPAAADVQAESKRANAKEMSAKADNTADILQPLSGMSLLAAQNATAAQSTSSPTNQPHAQDQAVEEQDPADADATLSPGVVCKRAGCGYKHDGGVRDRSSESCKHHKGSPIFHEGSKGWSCCKRRVLDFNDFLQIQPCTTSKFGHLFVGAAKPAALDATDDEERVDCRMDHYETPNDIRLSVYAKAVDAANSSIEFKQDAVVFSLSMPPTNASSRPRRFRKLLKPFAPIVPADSSFNITKFKVDLVLTKQQKGHSWPCLESGDRVIGYGLTFGRDKDK, encoded by the coding sequence ATGGTCCTTTGCACACGCCGCGGTTGCGGGATTGAATTCGACCCAGCAACCACCTCGTCAGCTGCAGCATCCTGCAGCTACCATCCTGGAGCACCTGTCTTCCATGAAGGGCTGAAATCATGGTCCTGCTGCAAGGACACCAACAAACCCGTCATGGAGTTTGATCAGTTCCTAGCTATCCCCGGCTGCAGCACTACGAATGCCCATTCCACCGAAAAGCAAGCTTTACCCACCATAAAAAACGGAgctgtcgtcgacgacgccgaccCGCTACCAGCTGCCGCCGATGTTCAAGCAGAGTCCAAGCGTGCCAACGCCAAAGAAATGTCTGCAAAGGCGGATAACACAGCTGATATTCTCCAACCTCTTTCCGGCATGTCTCTGCTTGCAGCGCAGAACGCAACCGCCGCTCAATCTACATCCTCGCCCACCAACCAGCCACACGCCCAAGATCAAGCTGTCGAGGAGCAGGATCccgcagatgcagatgccaCGCTTTCGCCTGGAGTCGTCTGCAAGCGCGCAGGCTGTGGGTACAAGCATGATGGTGGTGTCCGTGATCGATCCAGCGAATCGTGCAAGCATCACAAGGGCTCACCCATCTTTCACGAAGGCTCCAAAGGCTGGTCGTGTTGCAAACGAAGAGTACTCGACTTCAATGACTTTTTGCAGATCCAGCCATGCACCACCTCGAAATTCGgccatctcttcgtcgGTGCAGCTAAacctgctgctctcgatgctacagacgacgaagagagGGTTGATTGCAGGATGGACCATTACGAAACTCCCAACGACATACGTCTCTCTGTCTATGCAAAGGCGGTAGATGCTGCCAAcagctcgatcgagttCAAACAAGATGCCGTCGTCTTTTCGCTCTCCATGCCCCCAACAAACGCTTCGTCTCGACCACGTCGCTTCCGAAAACTACTCAAGCCTTTTGCTCCCATCGTTCCTGCCGACTCGTCGTTCAACATTACCAAGTTCAaggtcgatctcgtcctcaCCAAGCAGCAAAAGGGCCACAGTTGGCCTTGCCTTGAATCCGGCGATCGAGTCATTGGCTACGGACTCACTTTTGGTCGTGACAAAGACAAATAA